The Candidatus Phaeomarinobacter ectocarpi genome includes a region encoding these proteins:
- a CDS encoding MFS transporter, with translation MAKGRISKWQLGSFALPAIPIAALGLPIVVYLPPFYAEDMGLSLSLVGVIFMVARFWDVFTDPVLGTLSDRIHSRWGRRRHWLVISAPILMLSSYMLFMPTAPVTGAYLMFWMVILYIGWTLITISHMSWGAELSTDYDERSSIQGWREFALIFGSFTVLALPAVLQTTGASTGLADGVAAMGWFVIILLPITIALAVWVVPEFKSVPQASINWKESGRLILKNTLLRRVLLADLLVGIAPGITGSLYIFFASYVMGLPETASLLLLVYFVAGFVGVPIWLRIAHKMGKHKTLAIAMFYGATALPLIVFMPREEFWWLFFGNTLYGLAYGAGSFLLRAIMADVCDRDLIDSGQQRTGLYYSLLTMTNKIGFAVAVGITYVMLDAIGFVPEAGANSPETLNQLLALYVSLPALFMAIAGIVMWRYPLTKEAQAELRAKLAERHHTHEGPADAAAAVAAVATGVHDRTPD, from the coding sequence ATGGCTAAAGGCCGTATCTCCAAGTGGCAGTTGGGCTCCTTTGCACTTCCTGCCATTCCCATTGCAGCACTTGGCCTGCCCATCGTTGTGTACCTGCCGCCTTTCTATGCCGAAGACATGGGCCTGTCCCTATCACTCGTCGGCGTCATCTTCATGGTTGCGCGGTTCTGGGATGTTTTCACCGACCCGGTGCTCGGCACCCTGTCTGACCGCATCCACTCCCGCTGGGGACGCCGTCGGCACTGGTTGGTGATTTCTGCCCCAATTCTCATGTTGTCGTCGTACATGCTGTTCATGCCGACAGCTCCGGTCACCGGTGCCTATCTGATGTTCTGGATGGTGATCCTTTATATCGGTTGGACGCTCATCACCATTTCACACATGTCGTGGGGTGCAGAACTCTCGACGGACTATGACGAGCGATCATCAATCCAGGGTTGGCGCGAATTCGCTCTCATCTTCGGGTCATTCACTGTGTTGGCGCTTCCTGCGGTTCTTCAAACCACCGGCGCAAGTACCGGGCTTGCCGATGGCGTTGCGGCCATGGGCTGGTTTGTAATCATCCTGCTGCCGATCACCATTGCCCTTGCGGTATGGGTCGTTCCTGAATTCAAAAGCGTTCCTCAAGCGAGCATCAACTGGAAAGAGTCGGGACGTCTGATTCTCAAGAACACGCTGCTACGCCGCGTCCTGCTGGCTGACCTGCTGGTGGGTATCGCGCCCGGTATTACCGGCTCGCTCTACATCTTCTTTGCCTCATACGTGATGGGACTCCCAGAAACAGCAAGCCTGCTGTTGCTCGTCTACTTCGTCGCCGGGTTTGTCGGCGTACCGATCTGGCTGCGCATTGCCCACAAGATGGGCAAGCACAAGACGCTGGCCATTGCGATGTTCTATGGCGCAACAGCATTGCCCTTGATTGTGTTCATGCCGCGCGAAGAATTCTGGTGGCTGTTCTTCGGCAACACGCTGTATGGCCTCGCCTATGGCGCTGGTTCGTTTCTGCTACGCGCCATCATGGCCGATGTGTGCGACCGCGATCTGATCGACTCCGGTCAACAGCGCACTGGACTTTATTACTCGTTGCTGACGATGACCAACAAGATTGGTTTCGCTGTCGCTGTGGGCATCACCTATGTCATGCTGGATGCAATTGGATTTGTGCCTGAAGCCGGTGCTAACAGCCCCGAGACGCTGAACCAGTTGCTGGCGCTATACGTTTCATTGCCAGCGCTCTTCATGGCCATCGCCGGTATTGTGATGTGGCGGTATCCGTTGACCAAGGAAGCGCAGGCTGAGTTGCGCGCTAAACTGGCCGAACGCCACCACACTCATGAAGGCCCTGCCGATGCTGCAGCAGCAGTCGCCGCTGTGGCGACGGGTGTGCATGACCGAACGCCGGACTGA
- a CDS encoding DUF3147 family protein, translating to MLQTLIKAALSGVLVMIVAETSKRSPAFGALVASLPLISILAVIWLWNDTGDTVRVANHLEATFYYVLPSLPIFLVMPALLRAEYAFWPALGLSVLLTIALYSLVVVVAARFGIQL from the coding sequence ATGCTCCAGACACTTATCAAAGCGGCCTTGTCCGGCGTGCTTGTCATGATCGTGGCCGAGACATCAAAGCGCAGCCCTGCTTTCGGGGCATTGGTGGCGTCCCTGCCCCTCATTTCCATCCTCGCCGTTATCTGGCTTTGGAACGACACGGGAGACACAGTGCGGGTTGCCAACCATCTTGAAGCAACCTTCTACTACGTTTTGCCATCGCTCCCGATTTTCCTGGTGATGCCTGCCCTGCTCCGCGCGGAATACGCGTTCTGGCCGGCATTGGGACTGTCGGTCCTGTTGACGATTGCGCTCTACTCTCTGGTGGTTGTCGTGGCGGCCCGGTTTGGCATTCAGCTTTAG
- a CDS encoding SDR family oxidoreductase: MSTHAFDLSGRIALVTGAARGLGLEMARALGVAGAHVFVGGREAATVGLAADTLTEEGLKATPLPFDVADEDAAAQSIERIISEHGRIDILVNNAAARDRRDLFEFEHDAIKDLLHVDLVAPFELSRLAARHMKTGGSGRIINVTSIAAHISLKGDPVYGMAKGGLAAATRALAAELGPSGITVNAIAPGFFATEFNAPLVDVEEITQMPRDRSSLGRWGKPQEIGGAAVFLASDAASYITGHTLAVDGGYMTHY, from the coding sequence GTGAGCACACACGCCTTTGACCTGTCAGGCCGCATTGCACTTGTCACCGGTGCCGCGCGCGGCCTTGGCCTTGAAATGGCGCGAGCTCTTGGGGTCGCTGGCGCACATGTTTTTGTCGGTGGCCGCGAAGCCGCGACCGTCGGCCTTGCGGCTGACACGCTGACCGAAGAGGGCCTCAAGGCAACACCGCTGCCCTTTGATGTGGCGGACGAAGACGCTGCGGCACAATCGATCGAGCGCATCATTAGCGAGCACGGCCGTATCGATATCCTTGTGAACAACGCAGCTGCGCGGGATCGGCGCGACCTTTTTGAGTTTGAACACGACGCCATCAAGGACTTGCTGCATGTCGATCTTGTTGCACCGTTTGAGCTCTCCCGGCTTGCGGCGCGACACATGAAGACAGGAGGCAGTGGACGCATCATCAACGTGACGTCGATTGCCGCCCACATTTCACTCAAGGGCGATCCGGTCTATGGCATGGCGAAAGGTGGACTTGCGGCGGCCACCCGTGCGCTTGCGGCTGAACTTGGCCCGAGCGGCATTACTGTGAATGCCATAGCGCCGGGATTTTTTGCGACGGAGTTCAACGCGCCCCTTGTTGACGTTGAAGAGATCACCCAAATGCCGCGAGATCGGTCTTCCCTTGGACGATGGGGCAAGCCGCAGGAAATCGGTGGCGCTGCCGTGTTTCTTGCCTCAGATGCTGCAAGTTACATCACAGGCCACACTCTGGCGGTCGATGGCGGATACATGACCCACTACTAG
- a CDS encoding MBL fold metallo-hydrolase — MPLKIAIVPVTPLQQNCSLLWDDETMVGAVCDPGGDIGRLNDAIHEAGFKLEKVLLTHGHLDHAGAAGELARTHGVPIEGPHKDDLFLIETLPEQASKYGMPTYDQFEPTRWLDHGDTVTVGGLTLDVIHCPGHTPGHIVFHHGPSRIALVGDVIFQGSVGRTDFPRGNHQQLIDSIRDRLFTLGGDTGFVPGHGPLSTFEYEQKTNPYVSDEVLGLA; from the coding sequence ATGCCTCTCAAAATTGCCATCGTGCCTGTCACGCCGCTCCAGCAAAACTGTTCGCTCCTGTGGGACGACGAAACAATGGTCGGTGCCGTGTGTGACCCGGGCGGCGACATCGGTCGCCTGAATGACGCCATACATGAAGCCGGCTTCAAACTTGAAAAGGTTCTCCTCACACACGGACATCTGGACCATGCGGGCGCCGCAGGGGAGCTGGCCAGGACGCATGGTGTACCCATTGAAGGGCCGCACAAGGATGATCTCTTCCTGATCGAGACACTGCCGGAGCAGGCGTCCAAATACGGCATGCCTACCTATGATCAGTTCGAGCCGACGCGCTGGCTGGATCATGGAGACACGGTGACCGTCGGAGGGCTGACCCTGGACGTGATCCACTGCCCCGGCCACACGCCCGGCCACATTGTGTTTCACCATGGACCGTCGCGGATCGCGCTGGTCGGGGATGTCATTTTTCAGGGGTCTGTCGGACGCACGGATTTTCCGCGCGGCAATCACCAGCAGCTCATCGATTCAATTCGTGATCGACTGTTTACGCTTGGCGGCGACACAGGCTTTGTCCCCGGACACGGCCCCCTCTCGACATTTGAGTATGAGCAAAAGACCAACCCCTATGTTTCCGATGAAGTCCTGGGGCTGGCGTGA
- a CDS encoding SDR family NAD(P)-dependent oxidoreductase: protein MTLPTLPAFQSGNTAVITGGANGIGLACAQQMAGGGLNVALVDRDPEALATAATSVSGPGKVLTFECDVSDASAMHSLAEKILSELGPASILMNNAGAGLNPGKPWENGDGWQQLLGINLSGIINGVQAFVPGMIEAGAPGIVINTGSKQGITLPPGNSAYNVSKAGVKAFTETLAHELRNLDECQISAHLLIPGFTYTGMIQRFLPEKPPGAWTSEQVADFMFDSLARGDFYILCPDNDVDRPMDEKRTAWNAGDLIENRPALSRWHPDFADAFEAFMKS from the coding sequence ATGACCCTACCCACTCTCCCCGCCTTTCAGTCTGGAAACACTGCCGTCATTACCGGTGGCGCAAATGGTATTGGCCTTGCCTGCGCACAGCAGATGGCGGGCGGCGGGCTCAACGTGGCCTTGGTCGACCGAGACCCTGAAGCCCTCGCAACAGCGGCGACAAGTGTTTCAGGTCCCGGAAAGGTTCTGACCTTCGAGTGTGACGTCAGCGATGCGTCTGCCATGCACAGTCTGGCGGAAAAGATATTGAGTGAGCTTGGGCCTGCCAGTATTCTGATGAACAATGCAGGGGCCGGTCTCAATCCCGGCAAGCCTTGGGAGAATGGTGATGGGTGGCAGCAGCTGCTTGGCATCAATCTCAGTGGCATCATCAATGGTGTGCAGGCCTTCGTGCCCGGCATGATTGAAGCCGGTGCACCGGGCATCGTTATCAACACCGGGTCCAAGCAGGGCATCACGCTGCCCCCGGGAAACAGTGCGTATAATGTGTCCAAAGCGGGCGTAAAGGCATTCACCGAGACCCTGGCTCATGAGCTGCGCAACCTTGATGAGTGTCAGATCAGCGCCCACCTGCTGATCCCCGGTTTCACTTATACGGGGATGATCCAGCGGTTCCTCCCTGAAAAGCCACCGGGCGCATGGACGTCCGAACAGGTCGCGGATTTCATGTTTGATAGCCTTGCCCGCGGTGACTTTTACATTCTGTGCCCGGACAATGACGTGGACCGACCAATGGATGAAAAGCGCACCGCATGGAATGCAGGCGACCTGATTGAGAACCGACCCGCCCTCTCCCGTTGGCACCCGGATTTTGCGGATGCGTTTGAAGCGTTTATGAAGAGCTGA
- a CDS encoding pyridoxamine 5'-phosphate oxidase family protein, which translates to MIETTLATEADLRGTYADPNDAVLAKDIRHIDAHCARFIELSPFCVLGTSRADGLGDVSPRGGEPGFIHVLDKTHLAMPDRPGNNRLDSLTNVAHNPAIGLLFFLPGVNEMLRVNGTASISKDPALMERFLANGRPPLSVLVVDVKEAYLHCAKAVKRSGLWDPDAQIERKDFPSLGQIMRDQLALDVEAELIDQALDQDAKDNLY; encoded by the coding sequence ATGATTGAAACAACGCTTGCCACCGAAGCTGATCTTCGCGGCACCTACGCCGACCCTAACGATGCAGTGCTGGCAAAAGACATCCGCCATATCGATGCGCACTGCGCCCGCTTCATCGAGCTCTCCCCGTTTTGCGTTTTGGGAACATCGCGTGCGGATGGATTGGGAGATGTGTCCCCCCGTGGCGGTGAGCCCGGATTTATTCATGTGCTGGACAAGACGCACCTGGCCATGCCGGACCGGCCGGGCAACAACCGGCTCGATTCACTGACCAATGTGGCCCACAACCCAGCCATCGGGCTTTTGTTCTTTCTGCCCGGCGTCAACGAAATGCTGCGGGTGAACGGAACGGCCTCCATCAGCAAGGATCCTGCGTTGATGGAGCGGTTTCTTGCCAATGGGCGCCCTCCTCTGTCGGTCCTCGTGGTTGACGTGAAAGAGGCGTATCTGCATTGCGCAAAGGCAGTGAAGCGGTCTGGCCTGTGGGATCCGGACGCGCAGATTGAACGCAAGGATTTTCCGAGCCTGGGACAGATCATGCGGGACCAGCTGGCGTTGGATGTTGAGGCCGAATTGATTGACCAGGCTCTGGATCAGGACGCCAAGGATAATCTCTACTAG
- a CDS encoding DUF1330 domain-containing protein encodes MTVYVSGHISIHDRDEYAKYEESFMDVFQQFKGSLLAVDENPSTLEGTWSATRFVLLSFPTKDDVMAWYNSDGYQTIVKHRFAASNMDAIISVGMDEAAPQ; translated from the coding sequence ATGACGGTATACGTCTCTGGCCACATTTCCATTCATGATCGCGACGAGTACGCGAAATACGAGGAATCCTTCATGGATGTCTTCCAGCAGTTCAAAGGGTCGCTTTTGGCTGTGGATGAAAATCCGTCCACCCTTGAAGGCACATGGTCAGCCACACGTTTTGTCTTGCTGAGCTTTCCAACCAAGGACGATGTCATGGCCTGGTACAACTCGGATGGCTACCAGACCATCGTCAAACACAGGTTTGCAGCCAGCAATATGGACGCCATCATTTCTGTTGGCATGGACGAAGCAGCACCTCAATAG
- a CDS encoding CDGSH iron-sulfur domain-containing protein produces MSDPVIAAKEPAMVEVKAGETYWWCRCGRSKSQPFCDGSHQGTDFEPMEYKAEKDRTVFFCQCKHTNKAPLCDGRHGAL; encoded by the coding sequence ATGTCAGATCCCGTAATTGCCGCCAAAGAGCCCGCCATGGTCGAAGTCAAAGCCGGTGAGACCTATTGGTGGTGCCGCTGTGGGCGGTCCAAGTCGCAGCCATTTTGTGATGGCAGCCACCAGGGCACGGATTTCGAACCCATGGAGTATAAGGCTGAGAAGGACCGCACGGTGTTTTTCTGCCAGTGCAAGCACACCAACAAGGCACCTTTGTGTGACGGCCGTCACGGCGCACTCTAG
- a CDS encoding SDR family oxidoreductase, protein MSGLEGKVVIVTGASSGIGAQVARTLAAGGAKVMLAARRQDRLDALVDEIGANAKAHVTDVSNHQSMLDLGEATIAEFGHIDVLVNNAGLMPLSFFASRKVDEWDRMVDVNIKGVLYGIDAVLTHMLGRSSGHIINVSSIAGHRTGPATGVYSGTKFAVRAISEGLRQETAGKIRVTTICPGAVTTELAGTITDKVVMDNMGGTYDFEFLDPTAIADAIAYAIGQPENVAVNEMLIRPLQQSM, encoded by the coding sequence ATGAGTGGACTTGAAGGCAAGGTTGTAATCGTCACGGGTGCGTCGAGCGGTATCGGCGCGCAAGTTGCCAGGACGCTCGCGGCCGGTGGCGCGAAAGTCATGCTTGCAGCGCGCCGCCAGGACCGGCTGGATGCTCTGGTGGATGAGATTGGCGCCAACGCCAAAGCACACGTCACCGATGTCAGCAATCACCAATCCATGCTCGACCTGGGTGAAGCCACCATTGCGGAATTCGGACACATCGATGTGCTTGTGAACAATGCCGGGCTCATGCCGCTGTCTTTCTTTGCATCGCGCAAAGTGGACGAGTGGGATCGCATGGTGGACGTCAACATCAAGGGTGTTCTTTACGGCATTGATGCGGTGCTGACCCACATGCTGGGGCGCAGTTCTGGTCACATCATCAATGTGTCCTCGATTGCCGGCCACAGGACCGGCCCGGCAACCGGTGTTTACTCAGGGACGAAGTTTGCCGTGCGAGCGATCTCCGAGGGCTTGCGACAGGAAACAGCCGGCAAAATTCGCGTGACCACCATTTGCCCAGGGGCCGTCACGACGGAACTCGCAGGCACGATCACCGACAAGGTGGTTATGGACAATATGGGCGGAACCTATGACTTCGAGTTCCTTGATCCCACAGCCATTGCTGATGCGATTGCCTATGCGATCGGCCAGCCGGAAAACGTCGCGGTCAACGAAATGCTTATTCGTCCTCTACAGCAATCAATGTAG
- a CDS encoding VOC family protein, translating to MDQRISIITLSVSDLATSRAFYGRLGFSEASISQDGIAFYAMGTFVFALYPTDKLAEDIGEDLPKATAGGVTLAYNVRAKDDVASVLSEAVAAGARLVKPAEDVFWGGHSGYFEDPDGHFWEVAWNPHSPLEADGSLRVS from the coding sequence TTGGACCAGCGCATAAGCATCATCACCTTGAGCGTTTCAGACCTCGCAACATCGCGGGCGTTTTACGGGCGGCTTGGATTTTCAGAAGCCAGCATCTCTCAGGACGGGATCGCCTTTTACGCCATGGGCACGTTTGTGTTCGCGCTGTATCCAACTGACAAGCTGGCTGAAGACATCGGTGAGGATCTGCCAAAGGCGACTGCTGGAGGTGTTACTCTAGCCTACAATGTGCGCGCCAAAGACGACGTCGCTAGTGTTCTCTCAGAGGCTGTGGCTGCAGGGGCTCGGTTGGTAAAGCCGGCCGAGGATGTTTTCTGGGGTGGACACTCTGGATATTTTGAAGATCCAGACGGGCACTTCTGGGAAGTGGCCTGGAACCCGCACTCACCACTTGAGGCCGATGGATCGCTGCGCGTCAGCTGA
- a CDS encoding GNAT family N-acetyltransferase produces MSDVANHAGWKGGVYRQGDFEVSTDRNRLDRAVIINTLSETYWAGDVSPERIMESVANGFPFGLYHVPSNRQIGFARLVTDMTRFAWVSDVFVIDAFKGQGCGKLLMQAILDYPPFENVYNWTLATKDAHGFYEQFGFQLAEGKDATMQLKRPKKPVA; encoded by the coding sequence GTGAGCGACGTCGCAAACCACGCGGGCTGGAAAGGCGGCGTGTACCGGCAAGGTGATTTTGAGGTCTCGACAGACCGTAACCGGCTTGACCGAGCGGTGATCATCAACACGTTGTCTGAAACCTACTGGGCCGGAGACGTATCGCCGGAGCGCATCATGGAAAGCGTTGCCAACGGGTTTCCGTTCGGCCTGTATCACGTCCCCAGCAACCGACAGATAGGCTTTGCACGACTGGTGACGGACATGACCCGGTTTGCATGGGTATCGGATGTCTTTGTGATCGACGCATTCAAGGGGCAGGGCTGTGGCAAGTTGTTGATGCAGGCCATCCTTGATTATCCGCCGTTTGAGAACGTCTACAATTGGACGCTGGCCACTAAAGACGCGCACGGCTTTTACGAGCAGTTCGGCTTTCAGCTTGCCGAAGGCAAGGATGCCACGATGCAACTCAAGCGCCCCAAAAAACCTGTCGCCTAG
- a CDS encoding MBL fold metallo-hydrolase — MSGYLKITILGCGSSGGVPRIGNIWGDCDPDEPKNRRRRCSILVQKSAEAGGPTTNVLIDTSPDMAEQLNMANQGRLDAVLYTHAHADQAHGIDDLRMVAMNNRARVDVYMDETTESWLLNRFDYCFKTPPGSGYPPILNAHKMTAYESVTIDGEGGPVTFEPLLLEHGSIPALGFKMGSVAYSPDVNGVPQRARDAIAGIDCWIVDALRRAPHPSHANLDLTLEWIADVKPELGVLTNMHVDLDYQTLRRELPEGIIPAYDGMVLEYPL, encoded by the coding sequence ATGAGCGGATATCTCAAAATCACAATTCTGGGCTGCGGCTCGTCAGGCGGCGTGCCGCGCATCGGCAATATCTGGGGTGACTGCGACCCGGATGAACCAAAGAACCGCCGTCGGCGTTGCTCGATCCTGGTGCAGAAATCTGCTGAGGCGGGCGGACCAACCACCAACGTCCTGATCGATACGTCTCCGGACATGGCAGAGCAGCTCAACATGGCCAATCAAGGTCGTCTTGATGCGGTGCTTTACACCCATGCACATGCGGACCAGGCCCATGGCATCGATGACCTTCGTATGGTGGCCATGAACAACCGCGCGCGCGTAGATGTCTATATGGACGAAACCACCGAGTCGTGGCTCCTCAACCGCTTTGACTATTGCTTCAAGACGCCGCCTGGATCCGGCTATCCACCGATACTCAATGCCCACAAGATGACCGCGTACGAATCTGTAACGATTGACGGTGAGGGCGGCCCGGTGACGTTTGAGCCACTGCTGCTGGAGCACGGATCAATCCCGGCTTTGGGCTTCAAGATGGGAAGCGTCGCCTATTCACCTGACGTCAATGGCGTGCCGCAGCGCGCACGGGATGCGATTGCAGGCATTGACTGCTGGATTGTGGATGCCCTGCGCCGCGCGCCGCATCCTTCCCATGCCAATCTTGACCTCACACTTGAATGGATTGCTGACGTCAAACCAGAGCTTGGTGTGTTGACCAACATGCATGTGGATCTGGACTATCAGACGCTTCGCAGGGAACTGCCTGAGGGGATCATTCCTGCCTATGACGGCATGGTGCTGGAGTATCCGTTGTGA